The following proteins come from a genomic window of Girardinichthys multiradiatus isolate DD_20200921_A chromosome 8, DD_fGirMul_XY1, whole genome shotgun sequence:
- the slc35e4 gene encoding solute carrier family 35 member E4 isoform X1 gives MCLPYREDHATNMINADGFSKCEATLRDRSRRRPPAEMLHLLSAVIVWLVTGTTISSLNKWIFVVYNFRYPLLLSALHMLTAIVVDYGLIKLRVLRHKGAVEQDLTPSAKCKVFLLSLTFCASIAFGNIGLNYVQLSFAQMIYTTTPLFTLAISSLILGKQHHIIKYTAMMPICLGASFSIMGEVQFDQTGCFFVFAATMLRGVKSIQQSILLQEEKINSVFLLYLMSIPSFCILAVAALALENWAMMESPLHYDRYLWVFILLSCLGSVMYNLASCCVITLTSAVTLHILGNLNVVGNLLLSQLLFGSEMSALSCAGVVLTLSGMLIYQNSEFIVSYMDSRKAKLEGTNLDFQSEPGEDLVTEDRANHPQRVDGKEEDKMD, from the exons ATGTGTTTGCCTTACAGAGAGGACCATGCTACGAACATGATCAACGCCGATGGCTTCTCAAAATGCGAGGCGACTCTGCGAGACAGAAGCCGGAGGAGGCCACCTGCAGAGATGCTCCACCTGCTCTCAGCCGTCATTGTTTGGCTGGTGACCGGAACCACCATCTCCAGCCTCAACAAATGGATTTTTGTAGTTTACAACTTCAGGTACCCTCTGCTGCTTTCAGCACTGCACATGCTGACAGCCATAGTGGTGGACTATGGGCTGATCAAGCTGCGGGTGCTCCGACATAAAGGGGCCGTTGAGCAGGATCTCACCCCGAGCGCAAAGTGTAAAGTGTTCCTGTTGAGTCTGACTTTCTGTGCCAGCATCGCCTTTGGAAACATTGGTCTCAACTATGTACAGCTGTCGTTTGCACAAATGATCTATACCACCACCCCGCTTTTTACTCTGGCCATCTCCTCTCTGATCCTGGGTAAGCAGCACCACATCATTAAATATACGGCCATGATGCCCATCTGCCTGGGAGCGTCCTTCAGCATTATGGGAGAAGTCCAGTTCGATCAGACCGGCTGCTTCTTTGTGTTTGCAGCGACTATGTTGAGGGGTGTCAAGTCTATTCAGCAGA GCATTTTGCTTCAGGAGGAGAAGATCAACTCTGTGTTCCTGCTTTACTTGATGTCCATTCCCAGCTTCTGCATCCTGGCCGTGGCTGCTCTGGCTTTAGAAAACTGGGCAATGATGGAGTCGCCGCTGCATTACGACCGCTACTTGTGGGTCTTCATCCTGCTCAGCTGCCTGGGCTCGGTCATGTACAACCTGGCCAGCTGCTGCGTCATCACGCTCACCTCTGCCGTCACCCTGCACATCTTGGGCAACCTGAACGTGGTGGGCAACCTGCTGTTGTCTCAGCTGCTGTTTGGCAGCGAGATGTCTGCACTCAGCTGCGCTGGAGTGGTGCTGACGCTGTCCGGCATGCTTATTTATCAGAACTCTGAGTTCATTGTCAGCTACATGGACTCGCGAAAGGCTAAGCTTGAAGGGACCAATTTGGATTTTCAGTCTGAGCCAGGAGAGGATTTGGTTACAGAGGATCGAGCAAACCATCCACAGAGAGTGGACGGTAAAGAGGAGGACAAAATGGACTGA
- the slc35e4 gene encoding solute carrier family 35 member E4 isoform X2, translating to MINADGFSKCEATLRDRSRRRPPAEMLHLLSAVIVWLVTGTTISSLNKWIFVVYNFRYPLLLSALHMLTAIVVDYGLIKLRVLRHKGAVEQDLTPSAKCKVFLLSLTFCASIAFGNIGLNYVQLSFAQMIYTTTPLFTLAISSLILGKQHHIIKYTAMMPICLGASFSIMGEVQFDQTGCFFVFAATMLRGVKSIQQRFYRLLHSSFLQTIERVLLLKLAYCWLFLDLKSRLRHFASGGEDQLCVPALLDVHSQLLHPGRGCSGFRKLGNDGVAAALRPLLVGLHPAQLPGLGHVQPGQLLRHHAHLCRHPAHLGQPERGGQPAVVSAAVWQRDVCTQLRWSGADAVRHAYLSEL from the exons ATGATCAACGCCGATGGCTTCTCAAAATGCGAGGCGACTCTGCGAGACAGAAGCCGGAGGAGGCCACCTGCAGAGATGCTCCACCTGCTCTCAGCCGTCATTGTTTGGCTGGTGACCGGAACCACCATCTCCAGCCTCAACAAATGGATTTTTGTAGTTTACAACTTCAGGTACCCTCTGCTGCTTTCAGCACTGCACATGCTGACAGCCATAGTGGTGGACTATGGGCTGATCAAGCTGCGGGTGCTCCGACATAAAGGGGCCGTTGAGCAGGATCTCACCCCGAGCGCAAAGTGTAAAGTGTTCCTGTTGAGTCTGACTTTCTGTGCCAGCATCGCCTTTGGAAACATTGGTCTCAACTATGTACAGCTGTCGTTTGCACAAATGATCTATACCACCACCCCGCTTTTTACTCTGGCCATCTCCTCTCTGATCCTGGGTAAGCAGCACCACATCATTAAATATACGGCCATGATGCCCATCTGCCTGGGAGCGTCCTTCAGCATTATGGGAGAAGTCCAGTTCGATCAGACCGGCTGCTTCTTTGTGTTTGCAGCGACTATGTTGAGGGGTGTCAAGTCTATTCAGCAGA gaTTTTATCGTCTGCTCCATTCCAGCTTCCTTCAAACCATTGAAAGGGTTCTGCTCCTGAAGCTGGCTTATTGTTGGTTGTTTTTGGATCTAAAATCAAGACTTCG GCATTTTGCTTCAGGAGGAGAAGATCAACTCTGTGTTCCTGCTTTACTTGATGTCCATTCCCAGCTTCTGCATCCTGGCCGTGGCTGCTCTGGCTTTAGAAAACTGGGCAATGATGGAGTCGCCGCTGCATTACGACCGCTACTTGTGGGTCTTCATCCTGCTCAGCTGCCTGGGCTCGGTCATGTACAACCTGGCCAGCTGCTGCGTCATCACGCTCACCTCTGCCGTCACCCTGCACATCTTGGGCAACCTGAACGTGGTGGGCAACCTGCTGTTGTCTCAGCTGCTGTTTGGCAGCGAGATGTCTGCACTCAGCTGCGCTGGAGTGGTGCTGACGCTGTCCGGCATGCTTATTTATCAGAACTCTGA